A region from the Lentimonas sp. CC4 genome encodes:
- the glmS gene encoding glutamine--fructose-6-phosphate transaminase (isomerizing) has product MCGIVGYIGRDRAGSVMLDGLKRLEYRGYDSSGVAVWTDDGIKQTKRTGRVVELETALGDDLGGTLGISHTRWATHGDVTEANAHPHTSSDGKIALVHNGVIENYNGMKKFLTGKGYSFQSQTDTEALCNLIAYHYAKETEAKDKNRFLESVRKSLRHVEGTYGIAVICTDFPGELIGARKGSPLILGLGKGENLLASDVNAITHCTQNVVYINDNEVVHLKEDDFSITTVSSASVEAVIHEVDWDTSEAELGDYDHFMQKEIFEQPNSLNNGMRGRFSDDGSTAVFGGLNLNSQELRQVDRILFLACGTAWHSCLVAEYLIERFARIPVEVEYASEFRYRNAPLDKNTLVIAISQSGETIDTLGALREARRKGYRTLAINNSVGSTIARESDGGIYQHAGPEIGVASTKAFTSQIMICAMLALYLGRLRDLSYGDGIDIVKALKKVPEQVEEILKQNEKIKTIAKKYAKYEDCLFLGRQLMFPIALEGALKLKEISYIHAEGYPAAEMKHGPIALICEECPSVFLATSGEIFQKSLANLQEVKARKGKVICIATEDCEMPEDLADDTIIVPECHEIVTPILMSIPVQLLSYHVALERGCDVDKPRNLAKSVTVE; this is encoded by the coding sequence ATGTGTGGAATAGTTGGATATATCGGCCGCGATCGAGCGGGAAGTGTGATGCTAGACGGACTCAAGCGTCTGGAATACCGTGGTTACGACTCCTCCGGCGTTGCAGTCTGGACAGATGACGGCATCAAACAGACCAAGCGCACAGGGCGCGTCGTCGAGCTGGAAACGGCTCTGGGCGATGATCTCGGCGGCACGCTCGGCATCAGCCACACACGCTGGGCGACCCACGGAGATGTCACCGAAGCCAACGCGCACCCACACACTAGTAGCGATGGAAAAATTGCACTCGTGCATAATGGCGTGATCGAGAATTACAACGGCATGAAGAAATTCCTGACCGGGAAGGGCTACAGCTTTCAATCTCAGACAGACACCGAGGCACTCTGCAACCTGATCGCCTATCACTATGCGAAGGAAACCGAGGCTAAAGATAAAAACCGCTTCCTTGAATCGGTGCGCAAGAGCCTCCGCCACGTCGAAGGCACCTACGGTATCGCCGTCATCTGCACCGATTTCCCGGGAGAACTCATTGGCGCTCGTAAGGGCTCACCGCTGATTCTCGGCCTAGGCAAAGGCGAAAACCTCCTCGCTAGTGACGTCAATGCCATCACGCACTGCACACAAAACGTCGTCTACATCAACGACAACGAGGTCGTGCACCTCAAGGAAGACGACTTCTCCATCACCACCGTCAGCAGCGCCAGCGTCGAAGCAGTCATTCACGAAGTGGACTGGGATACCTCCGAAGCTGAGCTCGGTGACTACGATCACTTCATGCAGAAGGAAATCTTCGAGCAGCCAAATTCATTGAACAACGGCATGCGCGGACGTTTCTCAGACGACGGCAGCACCGCAGTCTTTGGCGGATTGAACCTCAACTCGCAAGAACTGCGCCAAGTCGACCGTATCCTCTTTCTAGCCTGCGGCACCGCATGGCACTCCTGCTTGGTCGCGGAATATCTGATTGAGCGCTTTGCCCGCATTCCGGTCGAAGTCGAATACGCCTCCGAGTTCCGCTACCGCAACGCACCGCTCGATAAGAATACCCTCGTCATCGCGATCAGCCAATCAGGCGAGACGATTGATACACTCGGCGCACTGCGCGAAGCCAGACGTAAGGGCTACCGCACACTTGCAATCAATAACAGCGTCGGTTCCACCATCGCCCGCGAAAGCGACGGTGGCATTTACCAACATGCTGGACCTGAAATCGGCGTAGCGTCGACCAAGGCATTTACCTCGCAAATCATGATTTGCGCAATGCTCGCCCTCTATCTAGGCCGCCTGCGCGACCTGAGCTATGGCGACGGTATCGACATCGTCAAAGCACTCAAGAAAGTGCCCGAGCAGGTCGAAGAGATCCTCAAGCAGAACGAGAAAATCAAAACGATCGCGAAGAAATACGCAAAATACGAAGACTGCCTCTTCCTTGGCCGCCAACTCATGTTCCCGATCGCTCTGGAAGGCGCACTCAAACTGAAAGAAATCTCCTACATTCACGCCGAAGGTTATCCTGCAGCTGAAATGAAGCACGGCCCGATCGCTCTGATTTGCGAAGAGTGCCCGAGTGTGTTCCTCGCTACCAGTGGTGAAATTTTCCAGAAGAGCCTCGCCAACCTGCAAGAAGTCAAAGCGCGCAAGGGCAAGGTCATCTGCATCGCAACGGAAGACTGCGAAATGCCGGAAGACTTGGCCGACGACACCATCATCGTCCCAGAGTGCCACGAAATCGTCACACCGATCCTCATGAGTATTCCGGTTCAACTCTTAAGCTACCACGTCGCACTTGAGCGTGGTTGCGATGTAGACAAGCCACGTAATTTGGCGAAGTCGGTGACGGTGGAGTAG
- a CDS encoding glucose-1-phosphate adenylyltransferase, whose translation MKKRKIICIIMGGGRGSRLSPLTKERCKPAVPLAGKYRLVDIPISNCLNAGMNQIYVLTQFNTASLHRHIQESYKFDYFGGGCVDILSAEQTDSSDGWYQGTADAVRQNMNHFGGTSDDDLYVILSGDQLFRMDLADVVREHDASGASITITAKPLGLDEAEGLGLMRINDNLEITEFVEKPTDPEVIKGLSVGDSVRQKMHNPGDKDYCLASMGIYVFNSKALKDALATDSTDFGKEIIPGLLGEEKMHSYVFDEYWEDIGTVKAFFDTNLSLTDAIPPFNFFDEEAKIYTRARLLPASKLNSCKVDRAVVADGCIVTNGSLTRCSLGVRSVVHSGAALENVVMMGADWFETTDELEENAALGRPSIGVGEGSVVKHAILDKNVRIGKNVVLDPAGLPDKFGEGVDIAIRDGVLVVCKGTVVPDGFVLKA comes from the coding sequence ATGAAGAAGCGTAAGATTATCTGCATTATCATGGGAGGCGGCCGCGGCTCTCGTCTAAGCCCTTTAACTAAAGAACGTTGCAAACCAGCTGTCCCTCTCGCTGGTAAGTATCGCTTAGTCGATATTCCAATTAGTAACTGTTTGAATGCGGGAATGAACCAGATCTACGTGTTGACGCAGTTCAACACCGCTTCGCTACACCGACACATCCAAGAGTCCTACAAGTTCGACTATTTCGGCGGTGGGTGCGTGGATATTTTGTCTGCGGAGCAAACTGATTCGAGTGATGGTTGGTATCAAGGCACTGCGGATGCAGTTCGCCAAAACATGAATCACTTTGGAGGCACCAGTGATGACGATTTGTATGTGATTCTTTCTGGCGACCAACTGTTCCGCATGGATCTTGCAGATGTTGTGCGCGAGCACGATGCGTCTGGTGCGTCGATTACGATTACTGCCAAGCCGCTTGGACTCGATGAGGCAGAAGGGCTCGGCTTGATGCGTATCAATGATAATCTTGAGATCACAGAGTTTGTTGAAAAGCCGACAGACCCAGAAGTGATCAAGGGACTTTCGGTGGGTGATAGTGTGCGTCAGAAAATGCACAACCCTGGTGATAAAGATTACTGCTTGGCCTCGATGGGCATTTATGTGTTCAACTCCAAGGCGCTTAAGGATGCGCTTGCGACTGATTCGACTGACTTTGGTAAGGAAATTATCCCTGGGCTGCTTGGTGAAGAGAAGATGCACAGCTACGTCTTTGATGAATACTGGGAAGATATCGGAACCGTTAAGGCGTTTTTCGATACGAACTTGAGCCTCACTGATGCGATTCCTCCGTTTAACTTCTTTGATGAAGAAGCGAAGATCTATACACGTGCTCGTCTGTTGCCTGCTTCGAAGTTGAACTCTTGTAAGGTTGATCGCGCAGTGGTGGCTGACGGTTGCATCGTGACGAATGGTTCGCTGACGCGTTGCTCGCTCGGTGTGCGTTCGGTCGTGCATAGCGGAGCGGCTTTGGAGAACGTTGTGATGATGGGCGCTGATTGGTTTGAAACCACAGACGAGTTAGAGGAGAATGCCGCGCTTGGTCGCCCTTCTATCGGCGTCGGCGAGGGCAGTGTCGTCAAGCATGCGATCCTTGATAAGAACGTCCGCATCGGTAAGAATGTGGTGCTTGATCCAGCTGGGCTTCCTGATAAATTTGGCGAAGGCGTGGATATTGCGATTCGCGATGGTGTGCTGGTCGTTTGCAAAGGGACTGTCGTGCCCGATGGTTTCGTGTTGAAGGCATAA
- a CDS encoding universal stress protein yields MKNLLICTDGSNYSQECCRYGAWLAKQTGASVEVLYVTDLRQFEVPVVGDLSGSLGIQPYEGMISQLQEVEEHKAKFVEESAMGVFEAAGMTERVTFHHETGMLTDAIESYAERTDLILIGKRGENANFATEHLGSMLERVVRAASKPCLVTSRDFRPIDNVAIAYDGGDSCQKALEFMAKSELFRAFNLHVVTAVEGHKEDEAAAQLAEAERVMNASGLYPNCQVLSGEPEVAIADYVKNSKIDLLVAGAYGHSRIRDLLIGSTTTTLLRRCHVPVLCFR; encoded by the coding sequence ATGAAGAACCTACTTATTTGCACTGATGGCTCAAATTATTCTCAAGAGTGTTGCCGTTATGGTGCATGGCTTGCCAAGCAAACGGGAGCCAGCGTCGAGGTGCTGTATGTCACGGATTTACGGCAGTTTGAGGTGCCCGTGGTGGGTGATTTGAGCGGTAGTTTGGGGATTCAGCCATATGAGGGAATGATCTCGCAACTTCAGGAGGTGGAGGAGCACAAGGCTAAGTTTGTCGAAGAGTCTGCGATGGGCGTGTTCGAAGCGGCGGGAATGACGGAACGCGTCACGTTTCACCATGAGACTGGCATGTTAACCGATGCGATCGAAAGCTACGCCGAGCGGACGGATCTAATATTGATTGGTAAGCGTGGCGAGAATGCGAATTTTGCGACTGAGCACTTGGGCTCGATGTTGGAGCGTGTGGTGCGTGCTGCGAGTAAGCCGTGCTTAGTCACATCGCGGGACTTTCGGCCGATTGATAATGTGGCGATTGCGTATGATGGTGGCGATAGTTGTCAGAAGGCACTCGAATTTATGGCCAAGTCTGAATTGTTCAGAGCGTTTAATTTACATGTGGTGACTGCGGTCGAAGGGCATAAAGAAGACGAAGCCGCAGCACAGTTGGCCGAAGCAGAGCGCGTTATGAATGCGTCTGGCCTGTATCCTAATTGCCAAGTGCTGAGTGGCGAGCCCGAGGTGGCGATCGCAGACTATGTGAAAAATTCGAAAATCGATTTGTTGGTCGCAGGAGCCTATGGACACAGCCGGATTCGTGACCTATTGATCGGTAGCACAACGACTACATTACTGCGTCGTTGTCATGTGCCAGTGCTTTGCTTCCGCTAA
- the lgt gene encoding prolipoprotein diacylglyceryl transferase: MATTSSYWVHDLSPFLIRFPENSIGLDGIRYYGLSYLFGFLAAWALLRIYNAKGKFAIDADARATLMTAVILGVIVGGRLGYMLLYDLEAFLQNPLLLLKVNQGGMASHGGFLGVLLAVVWFARKYKYIFFKLGDVIVTLAPLGLCFGRIANFINGELWGRVTDVKWAVIFPDSPAVYNAALHIFAPEPRHPSQLYAAVLEGALLFAYAQWRFWRTNPPAGQLGGEFLIGYGIVRIVGELFREPDAALIMGLSRGQFYSIFMIIAGALIIRIARRKQTSTSA; the protein is encoded by the coding sequence ATGGCCACGACTAGCAGTTACTGGGTGCACGACCTAAGCCCCTTCCTTATACGCTTCCCCGAGAATTCAATCGGGCTGGATGGCATCCGCTATTACGGGCTCTCCTACCTCTTCGGATTTCTCGCCGCATGGGCGCTCCTGCGCATCTATAATGCCAAAGGTAAGTTCGCCATCGACGCAGATGCGCGTGCCACGCTCATGACTGCAGTGATACTCGGGGTGATCGTCGGCGGTCGTCTCGGCTACATGCTGCTCTACGATTTGGAGGCATTTCTACAAAATCCGCTCCTGCTCCTTAAAGTGAACCAAGGCGGCATGGCCAGCCATGGTGGTTTCCTCGGTGTGCTACTCGCGGTGGTCTGGTTTGCACGAAAATATAAATATATTTTTTTCAAGCTCGGCGATGTCATCGTCACCCTCGCACCACTGGGTCTCTGCTTTGGGCGCATTGCCAACTTCATCAACGGCGAACTCTGGGGACGTGTCACTGACGTCAAATGGGCAGTCATCTTCCCGGACAGCCCAGCGGTTTATAATGCGGCACTGCATATCTTCGCGCCGGAACCACGCCACCCGTCACAACTCTATGCGGCAGTGCTCGAAGGCGCCCTACTCTTTGCCTACGCGCAATGGCGCTTCTGGCGCACGAACCCGCCTGCAGGACAACTCGGCGGCGAGTTCCTCATCGGCTATGGCATCGTCCGTATCGTCGGAGAGCTCTTCCGTGAGCCAGACGCCGCACTCATCATGGGGCTCAGTCGCGGCCAGTTCTACTCGATCTTTATGATTATCGCAGGCGCACTGATCATTCGAATCGCACGGCGCAAGCAGACATCGACCAGCGCTTAG
- a CDS encoding LysM peptidoglycan-binding domain-containing protein — protein MMTQFRVALAILLGALSVNTTLSAQSDNLRVSVANLSQDVNLLAQQLKTMRLEMEDMRRENAKLRAQVAAASSNRDTQAQLSSMSSAIESLRREYRQADETQKKQIISEVTRQINVLGKEVDTNFKNMAEVVGSTPNVAPQVHFSEDYPQTGKPYVVRSGDTLSGIARKHGSTVKHIQNANKITNPAKDLRVGETIFIPIAQ, from the coding sequence ATGATGACGCAATTTCGCGTGGCTCTCGCGATCCTCTTAGGAGCCCTCTCAGTTAATACTACTTTATCCGCGCAGTCTGATAACTTGCGCGTCTCCGTTGCGAACTTGAGCCAAGATGTGAATCTGCTCGCTCAGCAACTCAAAACCATGCGCCTCGAAATGGAAGACATGCGCCGTGAGAACGCAAAGCTACGTGCTCAAGTCGCCGCGGCCTCGTCGAACCGCGACACGCAAGCACAACTCTCTAGTATGTCCTCTGCGATTGAATCGCTGCGTCGCGAGTATCGCCAAGCCGATGAAACGCAGAAGAAACAGATCATCTCTGAGGTGACGCGCCAAATCAATGTGCTGGGCAAAGAGGTGGATACGAATTTCAAGAACATGGCCGAGGTGGTCGGTAGCACGCCGAATGTGGCGCCTCAGGTTCATTTCTCCGAAGACTATCCGCAGACTGGTAAGCCCTATGTCGTGCGTAGTGGCGACACTCTCAGCGGTATCGCACGCAAGCACGGCTCAACAGTGAAGCATATTCAGAATGCCAACAAAATCACAAATCCCGCAAAGGATCTACGTGTTGGCGAAACCATTTTCATCCCGATTGCACAATAA
- a CDS encoding ParB/RepB/Spo0J family partition protein gives MASSKSRLGRGLGGLISGTTGATAKKAAPTKAAPPVKKAAAKPKVELSALAPESAKTPAPVVATAAVSALGYRDISIKDIVANPYQPRREIDPKHVEELAKSIQSEGLLQPIVVRAKGKQFELIAGERRLRAFEYLKEANVPARIIEASDASSATLALIENLQRENLNPIDEALGYASLVRDFDLTQEAVAERVGKGRASIANALRLLSLGNEIQGFLSRRLISTGHAKVLLGLESEEHRQLLARRIIETGMSVREAEKQVRNLKESSGTTKQAKAKSAEAQATVIRDLEKRIGEHFNTRCMLKHGAKKGKLTIEYFGNEDLDRILEKLGIQG, from the coding sequence ATGGCAAGTTCTAAAAGCAGACTCGGCCGTGGCCTAGGTGGCCTCATTTCTGGCACGACTGGTGCAACCGCCAAAAAGGCGGCTCCGACCAAAGCCGCCCCTCCAGTAAAGAAGGCTGCAGCAAAACCAAAGGTTGAGCTTTCGGCACTGGCACCTGAATCCGCGAAAACTCCAGCGCCAGTGGTGGCCACAGCTGCGGTGTCTGCGCTCGGCTATCGTGATATTTCGATTAAAGATATCGTTGCGAATCCGTATCAACCGCGACGTGAGATCGATCCGAAGCATGTTGAGGAGTTGGCGAAGAGCATTCAATCTGAAGGCTTGCTGCAACCGATCGTCGTGCGTGCCAAGGGCAAGCAGTTTGAGCTGATTGCTGGCGAACGCCGTCTGCGTGCATTTGAGTATCTTAAGGAAGCGAATGTGCCGGCGCGTATTATTGAGGCCAGTGATGCATCGTCTGCGACCTTAGCACTGATTGAGAATTTGCAGCGTGAAAATCTCAACCCGATTGATGAAGCATTGGGCTATGCGAGCCTTGTGCGTGACTTCGATTTGACGCAAGAGGCAGTGGCTGAGCGTGTCGGTAAGGGGCGCGCATCGATTGCCAATGCGCTGCGCTTACTATCGCTAGGTAATGAGATACAAGGGTTTCTAAGTCGTCGTCTCATTTCGACTGGCCATGCGAAGGTGTTGCTCGGGTTGGAAAGTGAGGAGCATCGTCAATTGCTTGCGCGCCGTATCATCGAGACCGGCATGAGTGTGCGTGAGGCAGAGAAGCAAGTTCGCAATTTGAAGGAAAGCTCCGGCACCACCAAGCAGGCAAAAGCTAAATCGGCGGAAGCCCAAGCAACGGTGATCCGTGATCTAGAGAAGCGTATCGGTGAACACTTTAATACGCGTTGCATGCTCAAGCACGGCGCAAAGAAGGGGAAGTTGACGATCGAATATTTTGGCAACGAAGATCTCGACCGCATCCTCGAAAAGCTGGGGATTCAGGGGTAG
- a CDS encoding YceI family protein — protein sequence MKQALLTILASSVALVSANAEIETYKIDPVHSSVNFEVRHFVSKTTGSFNQFEGTILFDAKDPSKSSVEATIKVPSVNTANEKRDTHLQEDDFFNAAKFPVITFKSTKWVADDDDKDEFEVTGLLTMLGVSKVIKLEVELLGIGEGMKGAQLSGWEIETELDRTDWGINGGKPAVGTDVDITINIEAIKQ from the coding sequence ATGAAACAAGCACTTCTCACGATACTCGCCAGTTCAGTTGCGCTAGTCTCTGCAAACGCAGAAATCGAAACTTACAAAATCGACCCAGTTCACTCCTCGGTTAATTTTGAGGTTCGCCACTTCGTCTCAAAGACCACGGGCTCCTTCAATCAATTCGAAGGCACCATTTTATTTGATGCGAAAGACCCAAGCAAGAGCAGCGTCGAAGCCACTATTAAAGTGCCATCCGTCAACACCGCGAATGAGAAGCGTGACACACATCTGCAAGAAGACGACTTCTTCAATGCCGCTAAATTCCCAGTGATCACCTTCAAGTCCACAAAATGGGTGGCCGACGATGACGACAAGGATGAGTTCGAAGTCACCGGCTTACTCACAATGCTTGGGGTCAGCAAAGTAATCAAACTCGAGGTCGAACTACTCGGCATAGGCGAAGGTATGAAAGGCGCACAGCTTTCTGGGTGGGAAATCGAAACCGAACTCGACCGCACCGATTGGGGCATCAACGGCGGCAAGCCAGCAGTCGGCACAGACGTTGACATCACGATCAACATCGAAGCGATCAAGCAATAG
- a CDS encoding RNA polymerase sigma factor has protein sequence MTTETNLNFEEIVSAYYQPLYRFGYSLAKNEHEAGDLAQQAFFIYAEKGSSLRDKSKVKSWLFTTLYREFLKRKRKDSRMDSYEPEMLENAGGAIEPHVRRTMDGNLAVEALEEVDPIYREPVSLFYLKDLSYKEIAEILDVPIGTIMSRLSRGKAQLREIFKRKETETSANTL, from the coding sequence ATGACAACAGAAACCAATTTGAACTTCGAAGAAATAGTGAGTGCCTACTACCAACCGCTCTATCGTTTCGGCTATAGTCTAGCTAAAAACGAGCATGAGGCAGGCGATTTAGCCCAACAGGCCTTTTTCATATACGCTGAAAAAGGTAGCTCGCTGCGCGATAAATCGAAGGTCAAGTCTTGGCTCTTCACCACACTTTACCGCGAATTCCTAAAACGTAAACGTAAGGACTCTCGCATGGACAGCTACGAGCCCGAAATGCTCGAAAATGCGGGAGGTGCCATTGAGCCTCACGTGCGCCGGACCATGGATGGCAATCTCGCCGTCGAAGCCCTCGAAGAAGTCGACCCTATTTACCGCGAGCCAGTCTCGCTCTTCTATCTCAAAGACCTCTCCTACAAAGAAATCGCCGAGATCCTCGATGTGCCCATTGGCACCATCATGTCACGTCTCTCTCGCGGCAAAGCCCAGCTTCGTGAGATTTTTAAACGCAAAGAGACTGAAACGTCCGCCAACACACTTTAA
- the queA gene encoding tRNA preQ1(34) S-adenosylmethionine ribosyltransferase-isomerase QueA, with protein sequence MDSALFDYHLPMERIAQEPAAQRDASRLMVVDRKTRQVTHTTFAQIGEHLPANARFFRNNAAVLKARLFGKRPTGGKVECLLLQPAEDAVTWWCLLRPGKKTLQGGTFGIEGEYTAEVLNAGENGNYRVRFHPVRDESVTDLSERLGIMPLPPYIERTLDDPRRDNDNERYQTVYADYDKRVAVAAPTAGLHFTPDLIAQLEARGAHFHDLTLQVGIGTFHPIQVDNILDHNIHHEWYEIPASAYESLKQTEPGPRVAVGTTSVRSIEDAMARTKTAPDTCLTPSGSVQAEADIFIYPPARLQAVDALITNFHLPKSTLLCLVSAFLSPGDDKGIEWLLELYAEAIKRNYNFYSYGDAMLIL encoded by the coding sequence ATGGACAGCGCCCTATTTGATTATCACCTACCCATGGAACGCATCGCACAAGAGCCCGCGGCTCAGCGAGATGCCTCACGCTTGATGGTCGTCGACCGCAAGACTCGACAGGTCACACACACCACTTTCGCCCAAATCGGCGAGCATCTGCCCGCGAACGCGCGCTTTTTTCGCAACAACGCGGCGGTGCTGAAGGCGCGCCTGTTCGGCAAGCGCCCGACAGGCGGCAAGGTCGAATGCCTGCTCCTACAGCCAGCCGAGGACGCCGTCACATGGTGGTGTCTGCTGCGCCCAGGCAAAAAGACACTGCAAGGCGGCACCTTCGGCATCGAAGGTGAATACACCGCAGAAGTGCTAAATGCTGGCGAAAATGGCAACTACCGTGTCCGCTTCCACCCCGTGCGCGACGAATCGGTGACCGATCTTTCCGAGCGTCTCGGCATTATGCCACTGCCGCCCTATATCGAGCGCACACTCGACGATCCACGCCGCGACAACGACAACGAGCGCTACCAGACCGTCTACGCCGACTACGATAAACGCGTCGCCGTGGCCGCACCGACCGCAGGACTCCACTTTACGCCCGACCTCATTGCCCAACTCGAAGCCCGCGGCGCGCACTTCCACGACCTCACCCTGCAAGTCGGCATCGGCACCTTCCACCCGATCCAGGTAGACAATATCCTCGACCACAACATCCACCACGAGTGGTATGAGATCCCGGCCAGTGCCTACGAGTCACTCAAACAAACCGAGCCCGGCCCACGCGTGGCCGTCGGCACCACCTCGGTGCGCTCAATCGAAGACGCCATGGCTCGCACAAAAACCGCGCCTGACACCTGCCTCACACCCTCTGGCTCAGTGCAGGCGGAGGCCGACATCTTCATCTACCCGCCCGCCCGACTACAGGCAGTCGATGCGCTGATCACTAATTTCCACCTTCCAAAATCGACGCTACTCTGCCTCGTTTCAGCATTTTTAAGCCCTGGTGACGACAAGGGAATCGAGTGGCTATTGGAACTTTACGCAGAAGCAATTAAGCGTAACTATAACTTTTATAGCTATGGCGATGCCATGCTCATTTTATAA
- a CDS encoding DUF2071 domain-containing protein translates to MTKQHPSLRAAGHRPWPLPEFGWQWRQSWVDLGFIHYRVPAAAIESRLPAGVTVQEYDGSAWLGVVPFRMHDVMWRSFPAMPLFSSFGELNVRTYVEVGGKQGVWFFSLDAQSWPVVFGGCLLYHLPYHNAKVLHQCVAGGFDFSSRRLSDGVTFDGEFRPCGDVFYATAGTFEHWATERYCFYSATRSGAVLRLEVHHAPWPLQRMEAEMDASALLASVGFTLEEDQPRCHFSTGVDVVSYPKEVVLGGS, encoded by the coding sequence ATGACGAAGCAGCATCCATCATTACGAGCTGCAGGGCATCGTCCATGGCCATTGCCAGAGTTTGGTTGGCAATGGCGGCAGTCTTGGGTGGATTTGGGATTCATACATTACCGAGTGCCTGCGGCGGCGATTGAGTCGCGTTTGCCTGCTGGTGTGACAGTGCAGGAGTATGATGGTTCGGCTTGGTTGGGGGTGGTTCCCTTTCGAATGCACGATGTCATGTGGCGGTCGTTCCCTGCGATGCCATTGTTTTCCTCGTTTGGTGAACTGAATGTGCGAACCTATGTCGAGGTTGGTGGGAAGCAGGGTGTGTGGTTTTTTAGCTTGGATGCGCAATCATGGCCTGTTGTTTTCGGCGGGTGCCTGCTGTATCACCTACCTTACCATAATGCGAAAGTCCTGCATCAGTGCGTGGCGGGTGGTTTTGATTTTAGCAGTCGTCGCCTATCGGACGGTGTTACTTTTGACGGGGAGTTTCGTCCGTGCGGAGACGTCTTTTATGCGACTGCCGGGACCTTTGAACATTGGGCGACGGAGCGCTATTGCTTTTATTCTGCGACTAGAAGTGGTGCGGTCTTGCGCTTAGAGGTGCATCATGCGCCGTGGCCATTGCAAAGGATGGAGGCAGAAATGGATGCATCGGCTTTATTGGCATCAGTTGGCTTTACGCTCGAAGAGGATCAGCCGCGTTGTCATTTTTCGACCGGTGTGGATGTGGTTTCGTATCCGAAGGAAGTGGTGCTCGGCGGCAGCTAA